In Bacteroidales bacterium, one DNA window encodes the following:
- a CDS encoding prolyl-tRNA synthetase associated domain-containing protein → MIGDPALYDLLHTLDIPFQYYEHPPAATIDEALRYWKDIDAVFCRNIFFRNHKGNRHYLVIMRHDRLLDIHALEKYVRQGKLSFASEARLQKYLGVKPGSVSPFGLIHDREHHVHLFIDRLLSEAEKLTFHPNDNRATLVISNSNFFRFLKHTGNFWEWIDFFFKDQFAGQ, encoded by the coding sequence ATGATCGGAGATCCTGCTTTATACGACCTGCTTCATACGCTGGATATACCTTTTCAGTATTACGAACATCCGCCTGCTGCAACGATTGACGAAGCGCTAAGGTACTGGAAAGATATTGATGCGGTCTTCTGCCGGAATATTTTTTTCAGAAATCACAAGGGGAACAGGCATTATCTGGTTATTATGCGCCATGACAGGCTTCTTGACATCCATGCCCTGGAGAAATATGTGCGTCAGGGAAAGTTGTCTTTTGCCTCCGAGGCCCGCCTGCAGAAATATCTGGGAGTGAAGCCCGGTTCGGTAAGCCCTTTCGGGTTGATTCACGACAGGGAGCATCATGTCCATCTGTTCATTGACCGCCTGCTGTCAGAGGCCGAAAAACTTACCTTTCACCCGAATGACAACCGGGCAACCCTCGTGATATCTAACAGTAATTTTTTTAGATTTCTTAAACATACAGGCAATTTCTGGGAATGGATAGATTTTTTCTTTAAAGATCAATTTGCTGGTCAATAA
- the trxB gene encoding thioredoxin-disulfide reductase codes for MSLFKPLDVQKDPAEKVVPEGNAEHVHCLIIGSGPAGYTAAIYAARANLKPVLYEGLQPGGQLTTTTEVENFPGYPDGITGPQMMEDFKKQAQRFGTDIRFGMITSVDFSKRPFKVVADETHLIEADAVIIATGATAKYLGLESEKKYMGSGVSACATCDGFFYKGQDVAVVGGGDTACEEALYLAGLCRKVYMIVRKNYLRASKVMQQRVLNTPNIEVLFGHVTKEIVGDQTVNGVILTDDKGQEKRIDVQGFFVAIGHTPNSEIFKPWIETDETGYIITRPGSTKTNVEGVFACGDVQDKTFRQAVTAAGSGCMAAIEAERWLAEQK; via the coding sequence ATGAGTTTATTCAAACCACTTGATGTTCAGAAAGATCCGGCTGAAAAAGTTGTTCCGGAAGGCAACGCCGAGCATGTCCATTGTCTCATTATCGGATCGGGACCGGCAGGATATACCGCAGCGATCTATGCAGCGCGTGCTAATCTGAAACCAGTTCTTTATGAAGGGCTTCAGCCCGGAGGCCAGCTCACTACCACCACCGAGGTGGAAAACTTTCCTGGCTATCCTGATGGAATTACAGGTCCTCAGATGATGGAGGATTTCAAAAAGCAGGCCCAGCGTTTTGGCACGGATATTCGTTTCGGAATGATCACATCGGTTGATTTCAGCAAAAGGCCGTTTAAAGTTGTTGCTGATGAAACCCATTTGATTGAAGCCGACGCTGTAATTATTGCCACCGGGGCCACAGCCAAATACCTGGGACTGGAGTCGGAAAAGAAATATATGGGCAGTGGCGTTTCAGCCTGCGCCACCTGCGATGGTTTCTTTTATAAAGGACAGGACGTTGCTGTTGTTGGCGGAGGAGATACAGCCTGCGAAGAAGCTCTCTACCTGGCCGGCTTGTGCCGGAAAGTTTACATGATTGTCAGAAAAAATTACCTCAGAGCCAGCAAAGTTATGCAGCAGCGGGTACTGAACACTCCGAACATAGAAGTACTGTTTGGTCATGTAACCAAAGAAATTGTCGGAGATCAGACCGTCAACGGAGTGATTCTCACTGACGATAAAGGACAGGAAAAGCGGATTGATGTTCAGGGTTTCTTTGTAGCAATTGGTCATACTCCGAACTCTGAAATCTTCAAACCCTGGATCGAAACGGATGAAACCGGATACATCATTACCCGTCCGGGAAGCACAAAGACCAATGTTGAAGGAGTATTCGCCTGCGGAGATGTTCAGGACAAGACATTCAGGCAGGCTGTTACGGCAGCCGGCTCGGGTTGCATGGCTGCCATCGAGGCAGAACGATGGCTGGCAGAACAGAAGTAA